The Chryseobacterium glaciei DNA window ACAGATTTTTCCGATCATTCCGGTGACACTTCATCTTTTGACAGCTAAATTTTATGAAACTGTTGCTGGTAACCCAAAACTATCCTCCGTCCAAAGGCGGAATGGCAGAATCCTGTGGAAGGATTGTCCGGAATCTGAAAAGAAAAGGTTGTGAAGTCCACGTCCTACACTTTTCCAACCGGCAGAAGCCTTATCTGATTAAGACGGAAACCAGCGGAAACTACAGCGCGCTTGGCATCTTTGATACAGAAGAATATACTCTGAATCTGGCGACATTATTCCTGGAAAAGAAAAAGGAATTTTTAGATGTTGATGCAATTATAGCTTTTGGTGGATATCTACCTATGATGTGGACGCCTATCATCAGCCAGTTTTTTGGGAAACCTTTGTACACTTGTATTCGGGGGAATGATTTTGACGAAGGCTTATTTTCCAAAAAGAGAAACTCACTTTTCTATGCCCTGGAACATTCGGAAGCGATATTGTCTGTCTGTATGGAGAAACAAGAAAAAATTGCAAAACTTTTCCCTTCAAAAAAAATATTTTATACACCGAACGGAATTGATGCCTCTTTTTGGAATCTTAATGAAAATGAAAAAAAGAAGACTTATCAAAGAAAGCAAGACTTAACTGCCAGAAAGGTTATTCTCATTGCAGGACAACTTAAATTCAAGAAGGGAATTCGCCATTTCATCGAGTCTTTTGATCAATTTCATTTCAAAAGTGAATACGAACTCTGGATGATTGGTGATCTACCCGAAGAAGTTAAACTTTTTATCAATACTTTTGATTTGAATGTTAAACTCTTTCCGTTTGTCTCCAAATACGAAATGCGCAGCTTTTATGATATGGCAGATATTGTTTGCATCCCTTCTTTGTATGACGGAATGCCTAATGTTTTACTAGAAGCTGGCGCGTCAAAAAGGCTGATTATTGCTTCCGAAGTTGGCGGAATTCCGGATGTTATCCAGCATAAAAAATCGGGGCTTTTATACCATCCTTTGGAAGCCAATGCATTATTGGATGTTTTGATTCACTATCATCAGTTAACTGAAAATGATAAGGAATTAATAAAAAATGAAATTTACAACACTGTCAGTCAAAAATTTACAGAACAAAACGAAATACAAAACTATCTAAACCTATTCACGTTATGAAAAAAATTACAATCCTGTTTTTAGTGTCTTTTTTAAGCTTAAATTCTTGCAAAAAGGAAACCCAGATCAGCAATCTGCCAACTACGGAGAAAATAGAAACCAAAGCCGGCAACTACTCTTCGGACTATGTTATTTCCGATAAAGACGGGAAAGCAATCGGTGGTTTTACGGTGAATCCTCCGAAAGTTCAGTTTGGGTCGGAAACTTATACTGCAAAAGAAAAAGAAGACAAAAGGAAATATTACAGCAATGGTACACAACGCTACGAAGTGAAGCTAAAAGATGATACATACAAGCTGAGAGATGCCAGTTCCAAACTCCTTTGGAAAGTAAAAACCTATCCGGACAAAATCAAAATTGCTGATAACGAAGAAAATTTGAATCCTTATGAGGTTAAAAGTAACAACGGCGCAATCGAAGTTTCTAAAGACGGAAAAGTCATTAATACAGTGAAAGTTGCAGGCAATGAAATCTCTGTAAACGGACAGCCAGCCTATAAAATTTCGCAAACGTCTGACAGCTTTGCATTGGGGATACTGAGTATAGATCAGATTCCGATGGATCAAAGATTATTACTTCTTACCGAATTTCTTTATCAGAAAAAATGATATTGATTTATGCATATGGTTCAGGATTAGGTCATCTCAAAAGGGTGACCTCCTTTCTGAAACGTCAAAATTATGCTTCTGAAAACTGTATTTTGCTGACCAATTCGGTCTTTTCGGAATTTTGGAAATCGGGGTGGAATGTGGTTCAAAAGGAAGATTTGTTTTTTTCTTCTGCTGAATTTTTGCCTTTTGTAGAAAATTTAATTTCTGAAAATAATATCCATACTTTTATTGTAGATGTTTTCCCTGCAGGATTCTATGGCGAATTGTCTTCATTATTAAGTCATTTTAAAGGGGAAAAGATATTGTTATCGAGGATTTTATCAAATTCTTATTTTGAAAAAAATCGCAGCATTCCTGATTTTAATGAGATTTTTATAATGGAAAAAGGCGTAGATCTCTCTCAACTTCGATCCGGAAAAATACTATATTTAGATTATCAGGGAAATATTTCAGAAGAAATTTCTGTAACGATTGAAACGTCTTATTTTCTCATTATTCACAGTCAGCCTTTGTCGGAAGTTCTTCATCTTTACAGGCTTGCGAAGATGTACAGGACCCATCAGAAAGTTGTTATTTTAACAGCAACTGCTATTCCGCAAGAAAATATCAGCTCTGAAGATTTGGTTTTATTTCAACAAAAGCCTTCTCCATCCTTGTTAAGCAATGCGGAGAAAATATTTTCAGGCGCAGGTTTTAATACCTTTCATATGTTGGTTCCTTCTCACAAAAAATGGATTTGTAATCCTTTTCCAAGAACATTTGATGACCAATTTTTGAGAAAGGCCATTTATTATAAAACGGACTAAATCTTGCATATTCATTTGTCACTTCAATTTCAACTAAAACTTCCAAATTTTTCCAAGTGAGTTTCTGTTCCCATATTAATTTTTGGCATTGTTAAATTAGAATAGTTTTATTATTTTCTTAAGTATGATTTTGCCAGAATATTGCTGCCAATTTTTTCTGTAACGGATTATGATATATGGTAACTCTGCAAAGATATTTATAGTTTTTATTTCCTGATTGTAAAAATGTAAACTCACCTAAAATACTCCAAAATAGAAATGAATTATTGCCAAATTTTAAATCAAAAATGAATTATTGAAGAAATATAGATGACCTATAGCAATCGTGACTCTAAGAAAATTAACTATTTTTTTTCTTATTACTTTCCATTTTTACAATTACAATGTTTGTAGGTGATCTATATTTACATCTTAATGGGAATGTGGTGAAACTTTGTAAAGTGATTTATTACGGATGTTTAGTAAATGAAACTGTTTACTAACTGCTGGTTATCACTTTAAAATTAAAATGTTCTAGCTCCGAAAATTCCTAAAATTAATTTAGACTATGAAAAAGACATTTCTTCCATTGCTCGTTTTTCCATTACTGCTCGTTTCGTGCACGATGCAGGATAAAAATCAAAATAAAAATGCGTCTGCATCCTTCATGCCAATGCAGATCGGAAACTACTGGAAAGTTGATGCTCAAAACTATACAGAAATAAAGGATACGCTAAGAATTGGCGGAAATTTATATTACGAATTCTATTCCATCATTGGTGGTGACGCTGTTTCCAAAGTTTTTCTCCGGATTGATGAGAACAAACAGTTGGTTGAATCTTGGCCTTCTTCGGAAGGCAAAGTATATGTCCGTGCTCAATTTGACGGTAAACTCAATGATAGCTTTTTTACACTTAATGATAAAACTACCAATGATTATAAGGTGACCATCGTTGAAAAATCTGACCGAAAGATGACTTTTTCATTTGATATGATATACCATGACAATTTGAAAGGGCAAACACATCAAGAAACATATATTAAGGGACAAGGATTTGATGGAAATTGGAATGAGATCAAGATAGATGGCAAAATTATTAAATAAAAGATTTATCTGAGAACAGTCTATCTATTGGAACTTTTTATATTCACATGGAAAAGAAGTTGGTTCCGATAGAATCTAATTATAGATATAGAAATCTGAAAGTTCAATTATAAAAAAATATCAAAATGAAATCAATCTTAAGTATAATAATCGAAAAGGTTTAGTGCGATATACTGTCTCCAAGAAATACCCTAAATATGAAGTGTTTTTACAAAACAGAATTATGAGGGATCAATACAACGTTATTGAAGAAAGACCGATAGTATGGAAAATAACTTCTGAAAAACTCAAGGTTGGTGACTGGAATACCCAAAAAGCAGAAACTTATTTTGCAGGAAGACATTGGTTTGCTTGGTTTACAACAGATATTCCTATTCAGGACGGTTCTTATGAATTTCACGGACTTCCCGGCCTCATTGTAAAACTGGAAGATCAGACTCAATCTCATCGATTCACCTTAAAAGCGGTAAAGAATATCAGCTCAATTCCCAAAGATGTCTTTGGAGCAAATGAAATCACAGTCAATGCCAAGCAATACAGTAAAATATTAAAGGAGTATGAGGAAGATCCTACTAGAAACCTTAGACAAGTGCATCCGGGTGGTGCTATAATGATCACGAAAGACGGACAAAATTCTAATATGAAAGAGCAAGAAGAGGCCATCAATGCAAAAATGAAAAAGGACAACAATATAATTGAACTGGTTCAGAAAGATTAGCTATAATCAGTATTAGAAGCTTATGATTATAAAATTATAAATAGATCAAATTATTAAAATATGGGATACAATATTGCAGGAATGCTTATAAAAGGTGAAACTGACCAGACTATCATCGAAGATCTTTTAGATGCAAAAATTAGTTTCCCCGAGGAAATAAATTTCGAAGATGCAACTACCGGTGACAGGGAAGAAAATACAATTGATATTTTACAAACTAATTTTGGAACTTTGATATTTACAGAATTTGGTTCCCTGTATGATATTTCCAACTTTGAAGGGGAAATTATACAATTCATAATTTCAGACATTTCAGATACCTACTACTTTGAAAAGTACATCAGGGGAAAGCTTGACAGGAAATATATCTATTCACAAGGAGAAATCTCAGAAGATGAGGGCAGTGGTATTATAAAAGAGGGCGATGATCTGGAACATGCGATCTGGCAACAGGCAGATGATTTTCTTCAAAATAATTTTACAGAAAATATGTTCGATCTTCAGTTTAAAAGATATCATCTTTGAAAATTTCGATAAAAGATTTATAACCTAAAATTATCATTATGGCAAACAGAAGCTTTATTTATACCACAGATGATTATCAGCAAAATCCGATCAAGGCTTTAGGATTTTCTGAATATGAAAATGAAGTTCATCCTCTATATCTACTAATGGTGGCGGGAGAAAGCCAAATGATTTCTTCAACTGTTGTTGAAGAAATTGAGAAGACAGCTATTGTGGGCAACTTTGATCAAGGTAAAGAATTAGTCCTTAAATTTTTAGAGCTGGTGTCAATTTATGAAGAAGCGTACCAGATCGATTCATTTAAGGACTTTGTCAAAGAGACAAAAGAAATACTGAATCAGCGAAAGGTAAAATATGTCATTCTGGAGAATTTTGAAATTGTAGAATTAAGTGGAAATAATTTTGTTTCAGACACTTTTCAAGGATTGAGTGAGATCAAACAGGAAATCGAAGAATTATATGCGAAACATCTTAACGGTAACCTTTGCGCAGAAAACATCCGAGAGTCAGAATTTTATAATGATTTTGATGATACATCTATAGAATGGGGCGAAATAGATCGCGACGATATCGACTGGACAAACTTTTGGAGTGAAAATCTATATTACAATCTTCAAAAATAAAAATAATTATCATCCAGTTCCAGCCGAAATAGAACCTTATGGTTTTCCTATATCCAAATAGATTATTTTACTCGCCGATATAAACGTGATTAATTTACAAATCCATTATTAATAAAATATGAAAAATACCATTAGAATTTGCCTTCTTTTAGCATTGTTTATCATTACCTCTTGCAATTCTCAGGATAAAAAGTTTGTTGATTTAGCAAAAATATCGAACGATTTTGATGTGTCAGGATTTTACAAAAACAAAGTAAAAAAGACCAATGAGATTATTGCGACGGAACCTAAAAGTGTCAGTAAAGAAAAGGCTCTTGAGCTTTTAGATAATGCTTTTTTTGTAAAAGATACATTAGGGTATTTTAAAACGGATGGACGATTTCCTACAGATTTGTCCTTGGAGCCAACCAATGACTGGATGGTGAGAAATAAAAAGCCAACCGAGATCTTTGGTTACGGTTATAATACTGTCGCATACGATCCGGAAAAAGATACAATTGCGATTTTAAATACCGTGCCATTTCCAAAAATGGATATGGTGGAAGACCGAAAAGGTAATTTAATGTATCTCAAAGTAGGAAAAACTTCAAAAAATATTACTGACTTTAATAAAATTAAAGAATACATCAGCAAAAACTGCAAGAAAATCACCATTGATGATGACGACCCAAACGCTTCTTATTGGGAAGGGAAATTATTCTACTATTCTCTTTCAAAAAGAGAAAATAGAGAAGAGGAGGTATCTTTCGATTCACAGGGAAATAGAATATCTAAATCGATGGATGTAACAGAAATGAAATTAATAATGTACGAAAAATCCTATATTAAGAGAATGGAAGATCTTCAGATTTATTCAGCGGGTCATCAATTTTGGAAAAAACCACTGTAAACTGCTGAAAGTAAAAATGAAAGAAATAGCTGAACTGAAAATACTTTTTAGCTTCCGATACCTTCTGCAAAGTGAATTTGAGAAAAGGATTAAGAAAATTTATAATTTAATCATTATTTAAAAGACAAAAAAATATGAAATCTGTATTTTTAATACCCTTATTATTTTTGACAATTTTTGCATTTGGACAAAAGCCAAACCTTAAAATTAAATATTCCGAACAATTGGCTGTCTTTGTATTTATTCAGAATCTCTCTGAAAATCATTCGGAAAATGTATTTAAAACTGCATTTCAAAAGTCAAAATATAATACTGATGAGTACAGAAATAAGATTTCAAAGTTTGATAAATTAGCAATTGATTACAGTTATCCATTTGAGGAGTTTCCGTACGGATCAAAAATTCCAATGCAGACGAGAGATGTTTTAAAGAAAAACCTCATTGAAACTGATCATCTGATTGATTTTAAGCTTCGCTCCATTGGGATTGTTCCCATCAAAACGCTGAATGATCTGACCGAATTGATTTCGGAGTTCACTCCCATTTATAACGAATTAATTTATGATCCAAATAAAGAAAAATTTGAAAAACAGGTCATAGAAATTACAGATTATGCCAATGACCATCAGATAGAAGAATATTTTCAGACAGGTTTATCTTTTTATCATTCAAGTTGGGATCAGTCGATCCCGTTTCAGATTGCATTCTACCCGCTGCCAGATTCAGATTACTTCACGGCACAGGCATTCTGCAATAATTTTGTAAGTGCCATTCAGACAAATTTAAAGGATTATAAAGATTTGTTGAGTGTGATGATGCATGAGATCTTTCATATCATATATAACGAACAATCGCTTGAACTGAAAATTGAGATTGATCAATCTTTTAAAGAAAATAAATCAAAATGCAGTAATTATGCTTATCAGCTTTTGAATGAACTTTTAGCTACAGCGTTGGGAAATGGGTATGTCTATGAAAAACTAGAAGGTAAACTAGATCAGAATGACTGGTACTATCATCAATATATTGATCTGATGGCAAGAAAGATTTACCCTTTGGTAAAAGAGTATATTACTGAAAAGAAATCAATGGATAAAAATTTTATTGATCGTTATATAAAGTTGTACGAAACCAACTTTCCGAATTGGATCAATGAGTTGGACAATATCATGACCTACCGGTATGTTATTTCTGAAAATGAAAATGATTTCAATATCATCAATCAACTTTTTCGTTACCGTTCCGGCGCAGAATATGAAACTCAAATTACAGAAAGAAGTATTGAGAAAATGCAAAAAACGCCACTGACAAAAGTAATTATTGTATCGAAAAATAATATTGAAAAACTCAAACTGATCAAGAGTAAATTTAAAGAGCTGACGAATTGGAAGTTTAATTCTGATCAGGATTTTACTTACAAAATTCTGTTATCCGATAAAAGTCAGCTGATCATCATTAATACAAGAAAAAAAGACTTAAAAACACTTATACAATCAATAAAATAAAAGACAGTGTCATTTTTTAGAAGCACTTATAAAATGAAGTGTTTTTTTCTTTTATTTTGAAAGAGTTTAAGATCACAAATATAGCAACACTTGCAACCAACATCTATTAAAATATTGATATGATTTTTGAATTAACCAATGAGCAACGAAAATATTTAGGGCTAATTCCTGTAGAAAGCAATTGGGAAATAGTAAAGTTAAATGATATGTATCTGTACTTTGACGGCGATACAATTAGAAAAAAAATATCAGTTACCGAAAACTCATATTTCGAACAGGAACTGAAAGAAAAGACAGCTGAAAATAGAACTATTTTACTTCCCAAAACATCAAAAGGAAAACCTAAAAAGCTCAACTTTACGGCGACGCAGTCATTTGGTTCATTTGGTGTTTATTTTAGTTTTTCAGCAGATTATTTAAGAATCGCAAATTATACCACGCAAACGACTTATCATTCGGAGAATTTTGAGGAAAAAGGTGATCTTGAAACGCTTCAGAAATGGCTGTCAAAATGGATTGACGAAACAACTGAAAAAGATTTAACAGAGATTGAGGCCTTTAAAAACGCAGAACGAAAACGCTGTAAATATAAAGAAGGTGATTTCTTTGCTTTTAAGATCGACCGAAGAAATTACGCATTTGGCAGAATCCTGATTGATGTTGCTAAACGGGTAAAAACAGAAAATCTCAAAGCGAATAAAAATTATGGTTTAACCCATTTGATGGGAAAAGCTTTGATTGTAAAACTGTATCACAAAATAAGCAATACACTTGATGTCAATTTAGACGAACTTTCAAAAACATTGGCTTTACCGTCGCAGGCTGTAATGGACAACCAGTTTTTCTATGGAGAAAAGGTGATCATAGGACATCAGCCTTTGGAAATTTCAGAATATGATATGCTGATCTCTTACAGCAAAAGCATCAGTTCTGATGATAAAAATACTGTTTATCTTCAGTATGGTTTGATTTATAAAGAGAATGATATATCCAAATTCAATAAATACCTGAAAATTGAAGATAAGGATTTACATACAGGTTACCACGAAAATCCATACAGAAATGAGTCAATTGGCTACGGTCTGGATACTGAAAAACTACAGGATTGTATTGCAGACCAGTCAAACAAACCCTATTGGGAAAGCAACCACTTCTATAACATAAAATACGATCTTAGAAACCCTATCAACATAGATATTAGAAAAGAAATATTCGATTTTTTCGGACTGGATGCAGATAAGGCCTATGAACAAAATTTAAATCTTGCAAAATAAAAAAATAAATATATTTAGCTGAACAGCTTTTAAATTTTAAGAACGAGAACGATACAAAAAAAGAAAAAATGAAACAGTTATTATTAATATTGGTTTTGCCATTCATCACTTATTGCAGCAAAGCTGAACAGACAGATTTGGCCACATTAAAGTTAAATGAACCCGTGGAAAATCTGTTAAGTGAAACTTCACTAAAAAGTATCGGGACAAACAGTGTAGAATATCCTTTCGCAATTTTGGCAGAAGATACAGACAGTACAAAATTTGTATTTTCCAACATTCCTGTGGATAAGGTCTATTTTCTTTTGCCGGCAAAAGTAAATAATGACAGTGTTATGAAAAATGGAGGAGGACGTTTCGATGGCACATTTTTTAAAACCAAAAAACAACTTGAGAATAATCTGAAAATCTTAGAAAAGCAGAATATTTCGAGTGAAATTTTTGGCTTCAGAGCTGAAATTAAAGGCAAAAAAAATCAGAATGGAGTAAAGCAATTGCTCATAAAAAAATATGGAAACGGAAAGAAAAATCCAAATACTGACAATGGTTTATATTGGAATGTCAAGAATGAAAACAAGTATATTTTCTTCGCACCGGATTATGACAGACTGATTGTTGTAAATAGTAAAAACCTGTCAAAAACCTGCTATTGGGATCTACAAAACGGCATCATCAATATCGGCGCAGAAAAATGTGATTCTGACAAATATTTTAAGGAAATGGGTATAGGAGTTAGTGAATGATAAGTTATCTAATTTTTGTGTTCAGTTTTATTTTTTAAATTAATTTCAAATGAGAAACTCAGTTTTTATTTTTAAATCTAACAATATTTATTATATTCTATTTGCTTGTATACTGAGCTGTTTCTTAAGCTGTAATGAAGATAAAAACCAAAGTCAGAAAAACAACTCTATCATTCCTGTAGTTAAGGAATTGGAAGCCAGTCAAGCTGAGGTATTTCTAACCTATATAGATTCTGTATCGAAACTCTCTGAAGCAAAATTTAATGAAGCTGGTATTCGGTCTTTAAATAAAAGATTTTTAAGTAAACTGCCATTAGTAATGCACGACCCAACGAAAGAGGAGAACGGACAAAACATAATCGTACAATATTACACGAATGAAGAAGTAAACCGTACAACAGATTCAGAAATTATTTTCCTGATTCCTGAAGCTATTACAGATTCTTTAGCTGTTGCAGATTTTACAGACTATTTTGGACACATTAAAACTGAAAAACCACTCATAGGTGTTACGGCGCAACCTCTACCGATACATATACGAGTTTCCTCAGATAGGGAAATTAAACTAACTTTTAGAAATAATGGAAACCAGAACCTAGCCGCGGTTACAACGATTGAGGTCTTAAATTACAGATGATTTGATCAGAATAAATGGAGTAGGGTGTTGAAAAAATAACAAATATAAAATTCGAAACCAATCATTAACAGGATTTTAGTAGTGGCTGTGTCTTTTCTAAAGATAATGAGGTTACATGAAGAAGAGTAGTGATATTATTCTTTCCTCTTAATGACTAATTTAAAGTCAGAAGTAATCAGCACTACGAGTTTTAATATAAATTTTTATCAGAAAATTTGAAATTCTGTAATTTCGGCAAGGGTCTGATCAATTTTGTTTTTTTTCTCTTATTTAATGGTTTTTCTGAACCTAATATTTCATCTATTTCTGTTATAATGCCTTTAATTAAATCAAAATTCATTTCGGTGAAAATTGTATTTTCGTCAGTATATCCTTTGGTCGCATTATTGGTTAACTTTTTTACATTAATCAATTCAAAATTTCCATTTTGATATTTAAAATCGTAAGTAATATTTCCACTTTTAATTTCACTCCACATTGACAAAAT harbors:
- a CDS encoding glycosyltransferase family 4 protein, whose translation is MKLLLVTQNYPPSKGGMAESCGRIVRNLKRKGCEVHVLHFSNRQKPYLIKTETSGNYSALGIFDTEEYTLNLATLFLEKKKEFLDVDAIIAFGGYLPMMWTPIISQFFGKPLYTCIRGNDFDEGLFSKKRNSLFYALEHSEAILSVCMEKQEKIAKLFPSKKIFYTPNGIDASFWNLNENEKKKTYQRKQDLTARKVILIAGQLKFKKGIRHFIESFDQFHFKSEYELWMIGDLPEEVKLFINTFDLNVKLFPFVSKYEMRSFYDMADIVCIPSLYDGMPNVLLEAGASKRLIIASEVGGIPDVIQHKKSGLLYHPLEANALLDVLIHYHQLTENDKELIKNEIYNTVSQKFTEQNEIQNYLNLFTL
- a CDS encoding GLPGLI family protein, with translation MNLKYNNRKGLVRYTVSKKYPKYEVFLQNRIMRDQYNVIEERPIVWKITSEKLKVGDWNTQKAETYFAGRHWFAWFTTDIPIQDGSYEFHGLPGLIVKLEDQTQSHRFTLKAVKNISSIPKDVFGANEITVNAKQYSKILKEYEEDPTRNLRQVHPGGAIMITKDGQNSNMKEQEEAINAKMKKDNNIIELVQKD
- a CDS encoding immunity 26/phosphotriesterase HocA family protein — encoded protein: MIFELTNEQRKYLGLIPVESNWEIVKLNDMYLYFDGDTIRKKISVTENSYFEQELKEKTAENRTILLPKTSKGKPKKLNFTATQSFGSFGVYFSFSADYLRIANYTTQTTYHSENFEEKGDLETLQKWLSKWIDETTEKDLTEIEAFKNAERKRCKYKEGDFFAFKIDRRNYAFGRILIDVAKRVKTENLKANKNYGLTHLMGKALIVKLYHKISNTLDVNLDELSKTLALPSQAVMDNQFFYGEKVIIGHQPLEISEYDMLISYSKSISSDDKNTVYLQYGLIYKENDISKFNKYLKIEDKDLHTGYHENPYRNESIGYGLDTEKLQDCIADQSNKPYWESNHFYNIKYDLRNPINIDIRKEIFDFFGLDADKAYEQNLNLAK